In one window of Bemisia tabaci chromosome 6, PGI_BMITA_v3 DNA:
- the LOC109033873 gene encoding serine racemase: MSLTGDKAATNRALVTLSDIQDAHERIKPFVHRTPLLTSGTLDALATRAVGASHIRVRLAFKSEHLQRVGAFKMRGATNAVRTHLAGAGASGTLWAVTHSSGNHAAAVASAARAVGARAAVVMPRTAPPIKKAAVADYGARIVDCEPTQAAREAAADRLIQELQAQGHVVKFVHPYDDELVIAGQGTLGLEMLEQAVTLGARGDDEPVLDMVVAPVGGGGMLSGVSAAVKGVDPRILVIGAEPEMADDAARSLESGVLQPAVTPPRTICDGLLTALSPLTLAHLQAHVGDVLTASEGEILAATRLVWERMKQLIEPSAAVGLAVVLNSPRFAQHVRRVAELRGDGAVEVRVGVVWTGGNVELASVVEAMNN; this comes from the coding sequence ATGTCACTGACCGGCGACAAAGCAGCGACTAACCGGGCGTTGGTGACTTTGAGCGACATCCAGGACGCCCACGAACGCATCAAGCCCTTCGTGCACCGGACGCCCCTTCTCACCTCGGGCACTCTGGACGCCCTCGCGACTCGAGCAGTGGGCGCCTCGCACATCCGCGTCCGGCTGGCGTTCAAGAGCGAGCACCTCCAGCGCGTGGGCGCCTTCAAGATGCGCGGCGCGACGAACGCGGTGCGGACCCACCTGGCCGGGGCCGGCGCCTCCGGGACCCTCTGGGCGGTGACGCACTCGAGCGGGAACCACGCGGCGGCCGTGGCCTCGGCCGCCCGGGCCGTGGGCGCCCGCGCCGCCGTCGTCATGCCGCGCACCGCGCCCCCCATCAAGAAAGCCGCCGTCGCCGACTACGGGGCGCGCATCGTCGACTGCGAGCCCACGCAGGCCGCGCGCGAGGCCGCCGCCGACCGCCTCATCCAGGAGCTCCAAGCCCAAGGCCACGTCGTCAAGTTCGTCCACCCCTACGACGATGAACTCGTCATCGCCGGACAGGGCACGCTCGGACTGGAAATGCTCGAGCAGGCGGTGACCTTGGGAGCGAGAGGCGACGACGAGCCGGTGTTGGACATGGTCGTGGCGCCGGTGGGCGGGGGCGGCATGCTGTCGGGCGTGTCGGCGGCGGTCAAAGGCGTGGACCCGCGGATATTGGTCATCGGGGCGGAGCCTGAGATGGCGGACGACGCGGCGCGGTCTTTGGAGAGCGGGGTGCTCCAGCCGGCCGTGACGCCCCCGAGGACAATCTGCGACGGCCTCTTGACGGCCCTGTCGCCGCTGACGCTGGCCCATTTGCAGGCGCATGTCGGCGACGTGTTGACGGCGAGCGAGGGGGAGATCCTGGCGGCGACGCGTCTCGTCTGGGAGCGGATGAAGCAGCTCATCGAGCCGAGTGCGGCCGTGGGTCTCGCCGTGGTTTTGAACAGCCCGCGCTTTGCTCAACATGTGCGCCGGGTTGCGGAACTCCGAGGGGACGGCGCTGTTGAAGTGCGGGTTGGAGTCGTTTGGACGGGCGGCAATGTGGAGCTGGCTTCCGTCGTTGAGGCTATGAACAACTAA